The following is a genomic window from Verrucosispora sp. WMMD573.
TGGCATGGAACCCGCCCGGCAGGTCAGACCGCCCGGATTAGCTTGGGCTGCGGCGGACGACTAGCGCGACTAGTCGCCTTGACTGGTGCGTTGGCGAGTGGGGTGGCTGGGCGATGACTGCCGGTTATGCTGCTCTCACTTCCCTCCGTCGATGGGGCTGTCGTGAACGTGGACCGCTTTTCGCAGATGACGCATCCCGATCAGTCGTGGTGGGATGAGCCGGCGATGCGAAGTGCCCTGGCACGTCGGGACGTAGGTCAAATCTTTATGCTGTTGAACCGGCGTCACGGCATGACGCAACGCCGTATCGCCGAGCTTGCTGGGTTCGCTGCGTCCGAGGTCTACGAAATCACCCGTGGTCGGCAGGTCATGGCATACGACGTCCTCGTGCGAATCGCAGAGGGACTGGGCATACCGCGCGCCTTGATGGGCCTCGGATACGGGACAGAATCGGCTCAAGAACATCATCCCGAGCCGCTGCCCCTAGCTGAACCGGAGCACCGGAAGCAATTCGTTGCCGCCCTGGCCGGCTTCGCCGTTGGCGGCTCACCAGACATCGAGGCGTGGCTCCCCCGGCGCGGTGAGCGGCCCCTCTCAGCGCCGGAGGTCGTGAACCCGGAGGCCATCGCCACCGTACGGGAAATTACTCAACGGCATCGAGAGTTGGATGCCGTGTATGGCGGTGGCTCGTGTCGCGACTCGGCGCGGGGCTACCTGGCATGGGCGAGCTGTCTCACCCGTAGCCGCTGCCAAACCCCGCAACTGTCTGTCGAGCTACATGCCGAGCTGGCGGACTTGCACAATCTTGTCGGGTGGATGTCCCATGACCTGGGTGAACACATGGAGGCGCGCCGCCATCTTGCCCAGGGGCTCGTCTACGCCCAAAAGGCGGGTGATTCAACGCTGATGGCGGACGCCTATTACCGTCTCGGCCGAGTAAGCATCCACCAGGGCAACCCCGCAGAGGCGCTGCACCTATTCCAGCTCGGCCAGATCGTTGCCACGAACTCAAACTGCCTGACTTCAGTAGCGATCCTGCACGCGAACATCGCCTGGGCCCACGCCAGAATGGGAAACGCGCCTGCGATGCGCGACTCACTGGCGCGCGCTCGTGACGAAGTCGGCAGAGCCGACACCGCGCAAGCACCCCAATGGACACGGTTTTTCTGCGAGCCAGCCGACCTGGAAGGAATGTCAGGAGTCGTCCACTCGGCGCTGGCTCGCTATTCGCAGTACCGCAAGCAACACGCCGCCCTCGCGCTGACCCACGCCGGCCGGGCGTTGGAACGGCGAACCGAGACGTCACGCAGTGGCGCGTTCGACCACGTGACCATGGCGCTGGGATACGCGCTCCTCGGAGAACAAGACAAGGTCGCACCCCACGCACAAGCAGTCCTGGATGCCGCGCGGCATGTGCGATCCCGGCGACTGCTCGACCGGCTCAGCGACGTCGCGGACGTCATCGAACCGCGCCAAGACAAGCAGTTGGCGGAGGTGGTGACGGCCATCCGGGCACGCGTAGCCGCGTGACCTAACCTGGCGGGTATGTCGACCACCCTGACCGCTGAGGCTGCCGACGAGATCCAGCGGGGACTCGACGCCGTCCGCCAGCAGGCCGGACTCGCCTCCGGCGAGGCACACCTCATGCGGTACACGATCAACGCGGTCTATCGGATCGGCGACAGAGTGCTGCGGCTCTCGCATGGCGAGGTGGCACGAGAGCGGGCACGGCGGGTCGTCCGTGCAATGGCTCTACTCACGAAGCACGAGGTGCCAACGGTCGAGCTGGACACCAGCGTTGAGCAGCCCGTGGTGGTGAACGAGTGGGTGGCCACGGTTTGGCACTACATACCTCATCCGACGCGCCGCCCCGATCCCGTCGAGCTGGCCGAACCGCTGGCGAGGCTGCACGCCATCGCCGAGACACCGTCGTTCCTGCCTCGCTGGTCGCCCGTCGCCACGGCTCGACGCCGACTGGCCGGGCTCGCCAGCCTCCCCGCCGACGAACTCCTGTTCACGCAACAATGGGCGTCCCGAGAAGTCGAGCTATCTCTCGACGATCTCGTGGCACGACTCCAAGCGCGCTGCGAAAACCTGGAGCCCCGCGTTGCGGCTGCCACGTGGGAACTGCCGATCGGCGTCGTGCA
Proteins encoded in this region:
- a CDS encoding helix-turn-helix transcriptional regulator, yielding MNVDRFSQMTHPDQSWWDEPAMRSALARRDVGQIFMLLNRRHGMTQRRIAELAGFAASEVYEITRGRQVMAYDVLVRIAEGLGIPRALMGLGYGTESAQEHHPEPLPLAEPEHRKQFVAALAGFAVGGSPDIEAWLPRRGERPLSAPEVVNPEAIATVREITQRHRELDAVYGGGSCRDSARGYLAWASCLTRSRCQTPQLSVELHAELADLHNLVGWMSHDLGEHMEARRHLAQGLVYAQKAGDSTLMADAYYRLGRVSIHQGNPAEALHLFQLGQIVATNSNCLTSVAILHANIAWAHARMGNAPAMRDSLARARDEVGRADTAQAPQWTRFFCEPADLEGMSGVVHSALARYSQYRKQHAALALTHAGRALERRTETSRSGAFDHVTMALGYALLGEQDKVAPHAQAVLDAARHVRSRRLLDRLSDVADVIEPRQDKQLAEVVTAIRARVAA
- a CDS encoding aminoglycoside phosphotransferase family protein, translated to MSTTLTAEAADEIQRGLDAVRQQAGLASGEAHLMRYTINAVYRIGDRVLRLSHGEVARERARRVVRAMALLTKHEVPTVELDTSVEQPVVVNEWVATVWHYIPHPTRRPDPVELAEPLARLHAIAETPSFLPRWSPVATARRRLAGLASLPADELLFTQQWASREVELSLDDLVARLQARCENLEPRVAAATWELPIGVVHGDAHVGNVLAGRLCDFDSLAIGPREWDLVPLVHSAIRFGDPSEPYERFAAAYGFDLATSPSWPLLREVRELQLVTSVMDKLPGRPEVAQTLGHRLRTYLAGDNSAVWQRYR